A genomic region of Mesobacillus jeotgali contains the following coding sequences:
- a CDS encoding cell wall hydrolase, with the protein MPRVKYTDSDVALIARMMRAEAEGEGPLGMLMVGNVVVNRLKANCLDFKDLRSVRDVIFQIQGGNYSFEAVQKGNVFYNRARGVEKRLAKQTLDYWRQQPSKFALWYFNPYAPCPSTWYNQPFAGQYKQHCYYEPIANTCEGAYLW; encoded by the coding sequence ATGCCAAGGGTAAAATATACCGACAGTGACGTTGCACTAATTGCCAGGATGATGAGGGCAGAAGCTGAAGGTGAAGGTCCACTGGGGATGCTTATGGTTGGCAATGTCGTAGTCAATCGACTGAAAGCGAATTGTCTGGATTTTAAAGATTTAAGATCTGTACGGGACGTAATTTTTCAAATTCAAGGAGGAAATTATTCATTCGAGGCCGTCCAAAAGGGGAATGTTTTTTATAACCGAGCAAGAGGTGTAGAAAAGAGATTGGCTAAACAAACACTCGATTATTGGAGACAGCAGCCTTCCAAGTTTGCTCTTTGGTATTTCAATCCGTATGCTCCTTGTCCATCTACATGGTACAATCAGCCATTCGCTGGACAATATAAACAACATTGTTATTACGAACCAATCGCTAATACTTGCGAAGGTGCTTATCTATGGTAG